A window of the Cuculus canorus isolate bCucCan1 chromosome 3, bCucCan1.pri, whole genome shotgun sequence genome harbors these coding sequences:
- the SOCS5 gene encoding suppressor of cytokine signaling 5 — MDKVGKMWNHFKYRCQNLFSHEGGSQNENIVVNSSSCSSAKEKAIQISDLAHPQTSSPLRENIALQLGLSPSKNLARRNQNCVTEIPQIVEISLEKENDSCVTTGARLARRDSYSRHAPWGGKKKHSCSTKTQSSLDTEKRFGRTRSGLQRRERRYGVSSVHDMDAVSNRTVGSRSLRQRLQDTVGLCFPMRTYSKQSKPLFSNKRKIHLSELMLEKCPFPAGSDLAQKWHLIKQHTAPVSPHSTFFDTFDPSLVSTEDEEDRLRERRRLSIEEGVDPPPNAQIHTFEATAQVNPLYKLGPKLAPGMTELTGDKNITPPGNCDSEEDTTTLCLQSRRQKQRQMSGESQGHISRQGAWKVHTQIDYIHCLVPDLLQITGNPCYWGVMDRYEAEALLEGKPEGTFLLRDSAQEDYLFSVSFRRYNRSLHARIEQWNHNFSFDAHDPCVFHSSTVTGLLEHYKDPSSCMFFEPLLTVSLNRTFPFSLQYICRAVICRCTTYDGIDDLPLPSMLQDFLKEYHYKQKVRVRWLEREPIKTK; from the coding sequence ATGGATAAAGTCGGAAAGATGTGGAACCATTTCAAATACAGGTGCCAGAATCTCTTCAGTCACGAGGGTGGaagccaaaatgaaaacatagttGTGAACTCCAGTAGTTGCTCATCTGCTAAAGAGAAAGCTATCCAGATAAGTGATTTGGCTCACCCACAAACCAGCAGTCCTTTGAGAGAAAACATTGCTTTGCAATTAGGTTTAAGTCCTTCAAAGAATTTGGCAAGGCGGAACCAAAACTGTGTCACAGAAATTCCTCAGATTGTTGAAATAAgccttgagaaagaaaatgactcGTGTGTCACCACAGGAGCTAGACTTGCTCGAAGGGACTCTTACTCTCGGCATGCTCCTTGGGGTGGGAAGAAGAAGCATTCCTGCTCTACTAAAACCCAGAGCTCCTTGGACACTGAAAAAAGATTTGGTAGGACACGAAGTGGTttgcagaggagggagagaaggtaTGGGGTGAGCTCTGTGCATGATATGGATGCAGTGTCAAACAGGACAGTAGGTAGTCGTTCGCTGCGGCAGCGTCTACAGGATACTGTTGGGCTGTGTTTTCCCATGAGAACTTACAGCAAACAGTCAAAACCTCTCTTTTCTAACAAAAGAAAGATCCACCTCTCTGAACTAATGCTTGAGAAATGCCCTTTTCCTGCAGGCTCAGATTTAGCTCAGAAGTGGCATCTGATTAAACAACACACAGCACCTGTAAGTCCTCATTCAACTTTTTTTGACACGTTTGATCCTTCCTTGGTTTCCACAGAAGATGAGGAAGACAGACTCAGAGAGAGGCGTAGACTTAGTATTGAAGAAGGAGTTGATCCCCCTCCCAATGCCCAAATACATACTTTTGAAGCTACAGCACAGGTTAATCCATTGTATAAACTGGGACCAAAGTTAGCCCCTGGTATGACCGAGCTGACCGGGGACAAAAACATAACACCTCCAGGAAACTGTGACTCTGAAGAGGACACAACAACGCTTTGTCTGCAGTCACGCAGGCAGAAGCAGCGTCAAATGTCTGGAGAGAGCCAGGGTCATATCAGCAGGCAGGGAGCTTGGAAAGTGCATACTCAAATCGATTACATCCATTGCCTTGTGCCAGACTTACTTCAGATCACAGGTAACCCATGTTACTGGGGTGTGATGGACCGCTATGAGGCAGAAGCACTTCTGGAGGGTAAACCCGAAGGCACTTTTTTGCTCAGGGATTCTGCGCAAGAGGACTACCTCTTCTCTGTGAGCTTCCGTCGTTATAACCGATCGCTACATGCACGCATTGAGCAGTGGAATCACAACTTTAGTTTTGATGCCCACGATCCCTGTGTGTTTCACTCCTCCACTGTTACAGGGCTTCTGGAACACTACAAGGACCCGAGCTCTTGCATGTTCTTTGAACCGTTGCTTACTGTATCTCTGAACAGGACTTTCCCCTTTAGTCTGCAGTATATCTGCCGGGCAGTAATCTGCAGGTGCACTACGTATGATGGAATCGATGACCTTCCTCTACCCTCAATGTTGCAAGACTTTCTAAAGGAGTATCACTATAAACAAAAAGTCAGGGTGCGATGGCTGGAGCGGGAACctataaaaacaaagtaa